A portion of the Phyllobacterium zundukense genome contains these proteins:
- a CDS encoding ABC transporter ATP-binding protein, whose amino-acid sequence MTNTLAATVPENTTNTARPKPVLSVEGLSTSFSVDGDWKNVVRDVSFDVMPGETVAIVGESGSGKSVTSLSIMRLLAKGTSRINGKIMLNGKDLLSLTDRQMRDVRGNDASMIFQEPMTSLNPIFTIGRQISEALTCHSNLSQADARAETIRLLEKVRIPNASSRFDEYPHQFSGGMRQRVMIAMALASRPKLLIADEPTTALDVTIQGQILDLIKVLQEEEGMAVLFITHDMGVVAEISDRTIVMYRGEAVESGPTDDIFHRGKHPYTRALLSAVPRLGSMKDSRWPLRFPIVDIATGVSTVPTEVADTVDKRKTPILEVKNLTTRFDIRSGLFGRKSGAIHAVENVSFDLFQGETLALVGESGCGKSTTGRSITRLVQPDSGEVYLDGYNVLTLDQASLRNMRKSIQMIFQDPFASLNPRMSVGATIAEPFIAHRLGTKKQAQDKTVDLLERVGLTADMMKRYPHEFSGGQRQRIAIARALALDPKVIVADESVSALDVSIKAQVVNLLLDLQQSFNLAFLFISHDMAVVERVSHRVAVMYLGEIVEIGPRAAVFENPQHDYTKKLIAAVPVPDPARRAIKRDVATDELKNPVRSVDYLPPVRKYCEVSNGHLVQVG is encoded by the coding sequence ATGACGAACACCCTAGCAGCCACTGTTCCGGAAAATACTACCAACACTGCCAGGCCCAAGCCTGTCCTGTCGGTTGAAGGACTGTCCACGTCGTTCAGCGTTGATGGTGATTGGAAAAACGTGGTGCGCGACGTGTCGTTTGACGTCATGCCCGGCGAGACTGTTGCCATCGTTGGCGAGTCCGGTTCGGGCAAGAGCGTCACCTCACTCTCCATCATGCGGCTCCTCGCCAAGGGTACGAGCCGCATCAATGGCAAGATCATGCTGAACGGCAAGGATCTTCTGTCGCTTACGGACAGGCAGATGCGCGATGTACGCGGCAATGACGCGTCGATGATCTTTCAGGAACCGATGACCAGCCTCAACCCGATTTTCACGATCGGCCGGCAAATATCGGAAGCTTTGACTTGCCACAGCAATCTGTCGCAGGCCGACGCGCGTGCCGAAACGATACGGCTCCTGGAAAAAGTGCGCATCCCCAACGCCTCATCACGGTTCGACGAATATCCGCACCAGTTTTCCGGCGGTATGCGCCAGCGTGTGATGATCGCCATGGCCCTCGCCAGCCGGCCAAAACTTCTCATTGCCGATGAGCCTACAACGGCGCTGGATGTAACAATTCAGGGCCAGATTCTCGATCTGATCAAGGTTTTGCAGGAAGAGGAAGGTATGGCCGTTCTCTTCATCACCCATGATATGGGCGTGGTCGCGGAGATTTCCGACCGCACAATTGTTATGTATCGCGGTGAGGCGGTCGAGAGCGGCCCGACCGACGATATCTTCCATCGCGGCAAACACCCGTATACGCGCGCCCTGCTTTCCGCCGTACCGCGATTGGGTTCGATGAAGGACAGCCGTTGGCCGCTGCGGTTTCCGATCGTCGATATTGCCACAGGCGTTTCCACCGTCCCGACCGAAGTCGCAGATACAGTCGACAAGCGCAAGACACCCATCCTTGAAGTCAAGAACCTCACGACCCGCTTCGATATCCGCTCCGGTCTGTTCGGGCGCAAGTCGGGTGCCATCCACGCAGTGGAAAACGTCTCCTTCGATCTGTTCCAGGGCGAAACGCTCGCCCTCGTCGGCGAGTCCGGCTGCGGAAAATCCACAACCGGCCGCTCGATCACCCGGCTGGTGCAACCCGACAGTGGCGAGGTTTACCTCGACGGCTACAATGTACTCACTCTGGACCAGGCGAGCCTGCGCAATATGCGCAAGAGCATCCAGATGATCTTCCAGGACCCTTTCGCCAGCCTCAATCCACGCATGAGTGTCGGCGCAACGATCGCCGAACCCTTCATTGCCCACAGGCTTGGAACCAAGAAACAAGCGCAGGACAAAACCGTCGACCTGCTCGAACGTGTCGGTTTGACCGCGGATATGATGAAACGCTATCCGCATGAGTTCTCCGGTGGCCAACGTCAACGTATCGCCATCGCGCGTGCGCTCGCTCTTGATCCAAAGGTCATCGTTGCCGACGAGTCCGTCTCTGCACTCGACGTTTCCATCAAGGCGCAGGTGGTCAATCTGCTGCTTGATCTGCAACAGAGCTTCAATCTGGCATTCCTGTTCATTTCCCACGATATGGCCGTGGTCGAGCGCGTTAGCCACCGGGTCGCCGTCATGTACCTTGGTGAAATCGTTGAAATTGGCCCGCGCGCCGCGGTGTTCGAAAATCCCCAGCACGACTATACGAAAAAACTGATAGCTGCGGTGCCCGTGCCCGATCCCGCGCGCCGCGCGATCAAGCGCGACGTTGCGACCGATGAACTGAAAAACCCTGTGCGGTCCGTCGACTATTTGCCGCCGGTCCGCAAATATTGTGAGGTGTCGAATGGACACCTCGTTCAAGTCGGGTGA